A window of Castanea sativa cultivar Marrone di Chiusa Pesio chromosome 1, ASM4071231v1 contains these coding sequences:
- the LOC142617401 gene encoding putative RNA-dependent RNA polymerase 5: MAEGWVLPQAVEQLIQQICREQNQTPPETEVRHELALLGEEEAVNLLSIIAASTIKKTLSAFIMFMIRRAKQPHSHSHSHSHSHSPSPSPSPQKVPRVSPLHSPSSSSPSPSAPQSQSQSQSQSRLVYPPTQQGRPLTQSTIPERWSQASLTSPNANGYLRGSFSSSLENAVSPKLAAWGELEFRKAFLILSYIGENQLEHVEISADEIRTLKHLGMVDFEERVWKALGQKYINYEDRRRTLDWDMKKTHIYHCHVSLDGKYKFKGPYLHQTKTHLQRVLGDENVLVVKFAEEVADRRQLDISWDSYSMYNKIAREGIAVGFYCYRFFVFKDGGKEGKKKDPTSSSVKCFFIRMESIEKVYEARSSFMHAHRLPSVANYMARFSLILSKTTKVEVDLASVNIQTIEDVLCMDRDGKVVYEKPKKPCIHTAGTGFISEDLALICCNNVHRGERTRDENVETNPRIVELESNLLAMQRQESKAQEPPLLIQFRLFNNGCAVKGTLLVNKKLPPRTIQVRPSMIKVETDPELSNIRTVNSLEIVGTSKQPRRTYLSRNLIALLSYGGVPKEYFMDILANALSDAHGVFSNKGAALRVSVNHGEMDDFSVARMILCGIPLDESCLQHRLSILMKEEKKSLKGGKLHVPECYYLMGTVDPTGLLESDEVCVILDNGQISGKVLVYRNPGLHFGDIHVLKATYVKALESFIGNAKFAIFFPCKGPRSLGDEIAGGDFDGDMYWVSRNPQLLEHFKVSEPWTPSDSVHKVPNNAIPLKKPTDFSPMELEQELFKLFLSTRFQPSYAVGVAADSWLALMDRLLILGEDCTEEKVCVKANILKLIDIYYDALDAPKKGGQKIEVPRELKAELFPHYMERDNSFNSTSILGLIYDTVNKYQTEDQSMKEVRKLPCFDVEVPEACTDKWKKHYEQYRQDMTAAMQNGCEGKNEAADEVIKKYKMILYGAAEFEECKRGIDEVYNEALAIYHVTYDYANHRRDAKYCFFVWRIAGSALLNLYAKKQDERCFVCLRSVLREIFN; this comes from the exons ATGGCGGAGGGTTGGGTGCTGCCGCAGGCGGTGGAGCAACTGATACAGCAGATATGCAGGGAGCAGAACCAGACGCCGCCGGAAACGGAGGTGAGGCATGAGCTGGCGTTGCTCGGTGAGGAAGAGGCTGTAAATTTGCTCAGTATAATAGCGGCCTCGACCATAAAGAAAACCTTGAGTGCCTTTATTATGTTCATGATCCGAAGAGCCAAACAacctcactctcactctcactctcactctcactctcactctccctctccctctccctcgcCTCAGAAAGTACCACGCGTCTCTCCGCTTCACAGTCcttcctcttcctctccctctccctctgcccctcaatcccaatcccaatcccaatcccaatcccGCCTCGTCTACCCTCCAACACAACAAG GTCGTCCACTTACTCAATCCACAATTCCGGAGAGATGGTCCCAGGCCTCTTTGACTTCACCAAATGCAAATG GGTACCTAAGAGGCTCATTCTCCTCGAGTTTGGAAAATGCTGTTAGTCCCAAGTTAGCGGCCTGGGGAGAGCTTGAGTTCCGAAAGGCATTCCTAATCCTAAGTTACATCGGGGA AAACCAGCTCGAGCATGTTGAAATATCTGCAGACGAAATTAGAACCTTAAAGCATTTAGGAATGGTAGATTTTGAGGAAAGAGTTTGGAAGGCCTTGGGACAAAAGTACATCAACTATGAAGACCGACGAAGG ACTCTTGATTGGGACATGAAAAAGACGCACATTTATCACTGTCATGTTTCTTTGGATGGGAAGTACAAGTTCAAG GGCCCATATTTGCACCAAACAAAAACTCACCTACAAAGAGTTTTAGGAGATGagaatgttttggttgtcaagttTGCTGAAGAGGTGGCAGACAGGAGACAACTGGATATTTCCTGGGATTCTTATTCCATGTACAATAAGATTGCAAGAGAAGGCATTGCTGTTGGTTTTTATTGCTATCGGTTTTTTG tgtttaaggatggaggcaaagaaggaaagaaaaaagacccAACTTCTTCATCTGTCAAGTGTTTTTTCATTCGTATGGAGTCAATTGAAAAGGTTTATGAAGCAAGGTCTTCATTCATGCATGCACATCGATTGCCTAGTGTGGCCAATTATATGGCTAG GTTTTCTCTGATCTTGTCCAAGACTACAAAGGTAGAAGTTGATTTAGCATCTGTTAATATCCAAACAATTGAAGATGTACTTTGCATG GATCGAGATGGTAAAGTTGTCTATGAAAAACCTAAGAAACCTTGTATACATACAGCTGGAACTGGTTTCATATCTGAGGATTTAGCTTTGATTTGCTGTAATAATGTGCACAGAGGAGAGCGCACAAGGGATGAAAATGTTGAG ACAAATCCTAGAATTGTTGAACTTGAAAGTAATCTTTTGGCAATGCAACGGCAAGAATCTAAAGCTCAAGAACCA CCTTTGCTAATCCAGTTTCGTCTCTTTAACAATGGTTGTGCTGTTAAGGGAACCCTTTTGGTCAATAAAAAG CTTCCTCCTAGAACAATTCAAGTTCGACCTTCAATGATTAAAGTTGAGACAGATCCAGAACTTTCAAACATCAGAACGGTGAATTCATTGGAGATAGTGGGAACAAG CAAACAGCCAAGGAGAACATATCTATCAAGAAATTTGATTGCACTTTTAAGCTATGGAGGTGTCCCAAAAGAATATTTCATGGATATACTTGCaaatgcattaagtgatgctcatggagTTTTCTCCAATAAGGGTGCTGCACTAAGAG tttctgttAACCATGGGGAGATGGATGATTTTAGTGTGGCAAGAATGATTTTATGCGGGATTCCTCTTGATGAATCATGTTTGCAACATCGACTCTCTATACTGATgaaggaggaaaagaagagcCTTAAAGGAGGAAAGCTTCATGTACCTGAATGTTACTATTTAATGGGGACTGTTGATCCCACTGGGCTACTTGAAAGTGATGAAGTTTGTGTTATTCT TGATAATGGACAAATTTCGGGGAAGGTATTAGTGTACCGGAATCCTGGTTTGCACTTTGGCGACATTCATGTTTTAAAGGCTACCTATGTGAAGGCCTTAGAATCTTTCATTGGAAATGCAAAGTTTGCCATATTCTTCCCTTGTAAAGGTCCACGGTCCTTGGGGGACGAAATAGCAGGTGGTGATTTTGATGGTGACATGTATTGGGTCTCAAGAAACCCTCAG CTATTGGAACATTTTAAAGTGAGTGAACCTTGGACACCATCTGATTCAGTGCATAAAGTGCCCAATAATGCTATCCCCCTTAAAaagccaactgatttttcacccatggaACTTGAACAAGAGCTTTTTAAACTATTCCTGTCAACCAGGTTTCAGCCAAG TTATGCTGTAGGTGTGGCAGCAGATAGCTGGTTGGCACTGATGGATCGGCTTCTTATTCTGGGAGAGGATTGTACTGAAGAGAAAGTTTGTGTGAAAGCGAACATTctaaaattaattgatatataTTATGATGCTTTAGATGCACCCAAAAAGGGTGGACAAAAG ATTGAAGTTCCAAGAGAATTGAAGGCTGAATTGTTTCCACATTACATGGAGAGGGATAATTCTTTCAATTCAACATCAATTTTGGGTTTAATTTATGATACGGttaataaatatcaaacagaagaTCAGTCCATGAAAG AAGTTCGGAAACTTCCATGTTTTGATGTTGAAGTCCCTGAAGCCTGCACGGACAAATGGAAGAAACACTACGAGCAATATAGGCAGGACATGACCGCAGCCATGCAGAATGGTTGTGAGGGGAAAAACGAGGCTGCTGATGAAGTCATAAAGAAGTATAAGATG ATATTGTATGGTGCTGCGGAATTTGAAGAGTGTAAAAGGGGGATAGATGAGGTCTACAATGAGGCTCTTGCAATATATCACGTCACTTATGATTATGCTAATCACCGAAGAGATGCCAAATattgtttctttgtttggagGATTGCAGGTTCAGCCCTCCTTAACTTATATGCCAAGAAACAAGATGAAAGGTGCTTTGTCTGTCTCCGATCTGTTTTACGGGAGATATTTAATTAG